The following proteins are encoded in a genomic region of Glycine soja cultivar W05 chromosome 17, ASM419377v2, whole genome shotgun sequence:
- the LOC114393191 gene encoding uncharacterized protein LOC114393191 has product MMSRAAVLLHAQEEEEEEEEECSTSTSSSIGRNSDVSSERSMEEGENEVESAYHGPLHAMETLEEVLPIRRGISNFYNGKSKSFTTLADAVSSPSVKDIAKPENAYTRRRRNLMALNHVLDKNNRNYPLRSSGGGICKRSISLSRSSLALAVAMNNSDSSSSITSEDSGSSSNSLHSPSPLPPLHPRNRVSSSSGSGPSSPLLRNFSPWRSFSVADLQQHCAIAATIKISSPSVGNKTAHPS; this is encoded by the exons ATGATGTCACGCGCCGCCGTGTTATTACACGcgcaggaggaggaggaggaggaggaggaggagtgtAGTACTTCGACGTCGTCGTCGATCGGGAGGAACAGCGACGTGTCGTCGGAGAGATCAATGGAGGAAGGAGAAAACGAGGTGGAAAGTGCCTACCATGGACCTTTGCATGCCATGGAAACTTTGGAAGAGGTTCTTCCCATCAG GAGAGGCATCTCGAACTTTTATAATGGTAAGTCTAAGTCATTCACAACCCTGGCTGATGCAGTGTCTTCCCCATCAGTGAAAGACATAGCAAAGCCAGAGAATGCATACACCAGAAGGCGTAGGAACTTGATGGCATTGAACCATGTCTTGGACAAGAATAATAGAAACTACCCTCTAAGAAGCAGTGGTGGTGGCATTTGCAAGAGATCAATCAGCTTGAGTAGAAGTTCTCTAGCTCTTGCAGTTGCCATGAACAACTCCGACAGCAGTAGTAGTATCACAAGCGAAGATTCCGGTTCCAGCTCGAATTCGTTACACTCTCCCTCTCCTCTACCGCCTCTCCATCCCCGAAATAGAGTGTCTTCTTCTTCCGGCTCAGGTCCATCCTCTCCTTTGTTGCGGAATTTCTCTCCCTGGAGATCATTTTCCGTGGCTGATCTACAGCAGCATTGTGCCATTGCTGCAACAATAAAGATTTCAAGTCCCTCCGTTGGAAATAAAACAGCTCATCCatcatag
- the LOC114392042 gene encoding fatty-acid-binding protein 2-like — translation MNNDFVWLPSLYSDPELFTYLEPFVFRSSPSSHFLQSMANNSRSFALEEAFGHVSRFAGALLFWLSRASSSNLARSLRGSSPPLRFGSVQVKAVSTNVRVFGFPFGLKRKSSFASVRLGKISSLAMRMIWREAKRLRSFPVLSLAAALVPPFQNLSSNVLSSPLQNPDVQMFGAMDQVPKEVECQGCAFLPCLELNQAKPAVEPKTGIEFPLVLDNIFTGEKNYDFNSEVLVGTGSRTMTIVKIKSLKVYAFGVYVHPYSLCEKLGPKYASISADELNNHHDFYKDLLREDINMTVRLVVNCRGMKINSVKDAFEKSLRARLVKTNPSTDFSCLKTFGSYFTENFSIPLGTIIEFKRTVDGRLITKISGNQIGSVHCKDLCRAFFDMYIGDVPVCEQTKKEIGMNAANIIRKC, via the exons ATGAACAACGATTTCGTTTGGCTTCCTTCGCTGTATTCCGATCCGGAACTATTCACCTATCTGGAGCCATTCGTGTTCCGCAGTTCTCCGAGCTCGCATTTCCTGCAATCGATGGCGAACAATTCCAGAAGCTTCGCGCTCGAGGAGGCGTTCGGACACGTGTCGCGGTTCGCCGGCGCGTTGCTGTTCTGGCTCTCGCGCGCGTCGAGTTCCAATTTGGCGCGTTCGCTGCGCGGTTCTTCTCCGCCGCTTCGGTTCGGTAGCGTGCAGGTTAAGGCTGTGTCGACGAATGTGCGCGTGTTCGGGTTTCCGTTCGGATTGAAGAGGAAATCGTCGTTTGCGAGTGTGAGGTTGGGGAAGATTTCTAGTTTGGCGATGAGGATGATTTGGAGAGAAGCGAAGAGGCTTCGCTCGTTCCCTGTTCTGTCGCTGGCGGCTGCGTTGGTTCCACCGTTTCAAAACTT GTCATCAAATGTACTATCTAGCCCGTTGCAGAATCCTGATGTGCAAATGTTTGGAGCCATGGACCAAGTGCCTAAGGAGGTTGAATGCCAAGGATGTGCATTCCTACCGTGTCTTGAGTTGAACCAGGCAAAACCTGCAGTGGAGCCTAAGACTGGTATTGAATTTCCTTTGGTTCTAGACAATATATTCACTGGAGAGAAGAATTATGACTTCAACTCTGag GTCCTGGTTGGAACAGGATCCAGAACCATGACAATTGTTAAAATCAAGTCACTGAAGGTCTATGCTTTTGGAGTTT ATGTTCATCCATATTCCCTCTGTGAGAAATTGGGGCCGAAATATGCATCAATTTCTGCTGATGAATTGAATAACCATCATGACTTCTATAAGGATCTTCTCAG GGAGGATATTAATATGACTGTTAGACTTGTTGTAAATTGCAGGGGCATGAAAATTAACAGCGTGAAGGA TGCTTTTGAAAAATCACTTCGAGCTCGATTAGTAAAG ACAAATCCATCCACGGACTTTAGCTGCCTAAAGACATTTGGTTCATACTTCACAGAGAATTTCTCAATTCCTTTG GGAACGATAATTGAGTTCAAACGAACAGTTGATGGACGTCTGATCACTAAAA TTAGTGGCAATCAGATAGGAAGTGTCCACTGCAAAGATTTGTGCC GGGCTTTCTTTGACATGTACATTGGAGATGTCCCTGTGTGTGAACAAACTAAAAAGGAGATTGGCATGAATGCTGCGAATATTATTAGGAAGTGCTAA